In Streptomyces canus, one DNA window encodes the following:
- a CDS encoding alpha-L-fucosidase, which yields MSSAPLSRRSLIKAAALAGGTVAFGLPQALWPATAEAYSVDAKMDWWYQARFGMFIHFGSYSYLGRGEWAFSADTNPLWTKAGYQSQVTQNFNPNAFNAATIAQLAQNAGMKYLVITAKHHEGYAMWDSDVPGFKDATGTKLYNLHDFTNFQPDLLAQLKTECESRGIKFGLYYSILDWNHPSQTIDRPNYYSDMSSLSARTGYINDMKAQLQELLNRYDPAVLWFDGDWYGNPSTPDLDQWWGQADGKDLYDWLMARKPNLIVNERVKRDHGLGDYAVAEFGIPDAPLDRPWEACATMNDAWGYVSWKENQYRSVQTIIREMVTVVSRDGNYLLNIGPKGDGSVTAGSVTVLNGMGSWMATHGDSIHGTSGSPFATDPSWGRVTKKNGKLFAHVFDWPTGGTLQIPAVYNTINRVYLMNNPATNLNYWVSGGQINVSVPSTAPNANDSVVCVEVNGMPAVLAGGVYRLICAQSGKALDNGNIGNDGSPIIQWTANGGSPQQWTVTDLGHGYYKLVCVRSGKALDDNNSTSDSGVMVQRTDNGSHQQQWAVTALGNGAFRLINRHSGKALDNANNGADNTQVIQWTPNGGAPQQWNMAKVG from the coding sequence ATGTCCTCCGCTCCCCTCAGCAGGCGTTCCCTCATCAAGGCCGCGGCCCTCGCCGGCGGTACCGTGGCGTTCGGTCTGCCTCAGGCTTTGTGGCCCGCCACGGCCGAGGCGTACTCCGTCGACGCGAAGATGGACTGGTGGTACCAGGCCCGGTTCGGCATGTTCATCCACTTCGGGTCCTACTCCTACCTCGGGCGCGGTGAGTGGGCGTTCAGCGCCGACACCAATCCTTTGTGGACCAAGGCCGGCTATCAGAGCCAGGTCACCCAGAACTTCAACCCGAACGCCTTCAACGCGGCCACCATCGCCCAGCTGGCCCAGAACGCGGGCATGAAGTACCTCGTCATCACTGCCAAGCATCACGAGGGCTACGCGATGTGGGACTCCGACGTCCCGGGCTTCAAGGACGCCACCGGCACCAAGCTGTACAACCTGCACGACTTCACCAACTTCCAGCCCGACCTGCTGGCCCAGCTGAAGACCGAGTGCGAGAGCCGGGGCATCAAGTTCGGGCTCTACTACTCGATCCTCGACTGGAACCACCCCTCCCAGACCATCGACCGCCCGAACTACTACTCCGACATGTCGTCGCTGTCCGCCCGCACGGGCTACATCAACGACATGAAGGCCCAGCTGCAGGAACTGCTGAACCGCTACGACCCGGCCGTTCTGTGGTTCGACGGCGACTGGTACGGCAACCCCTCCACCCCCGACCTCGACCAATGGTGGGGCCAGGCCGACGGCAAGGATCTCTACGACTGGCTGATGGCCCGCAAGCCCAACCTCATCGTCAACGAACGCGTCAAGCGGGACCACGGTCTCGGTGACTACGCGGTCGCCGAGTTCGGGATCCCCGACGCGCCGCTGGACCGTCCGTGGGAGGCCTGCGCCACCATGAACGACGCCTGGGGCTACGTCTCGTGGAAGGAGAACCAGTACCGCTCGGTCCAGACCATCATCCGGGAGATGGTCACCGTCGTCTCGCGGGACGGCAACTACCTGCTCAACATCGGCCCCAAGGGCGACGGCAGCGTGACCGCCGGATCCGTGACCGTTCTGAACGGCATGGGCTCCTGGATGGCCACCCACGGCGACAGCATCCACGGCACCAGCGGCAGCCCCTTCGCCACCGACCCGTCCTGGGGCAGGGTCACCAAGAAGAACGGCAAGCTCTTCGCCCACGTCTTCGACTGGCCCACGGGCGGCACCCTGCAGATACCGGCGGTGTACAACACGATCAACCGCGTCTACCTGATGAACAACCCCGCCACCAACCTCAACTACTGGGTCAGCGGCGGGCAGATCAACGTCAGCGTCCCGAGCACAGCGCCCAACGCGAACGACTCCGTGGTCTGCGTGGAGGTCAACGGCATGCCGGCCGTCCTGGCAGGCGGTGTCTACCGGCTGATCTGCGCCCAGAGCGGCAAGGCGCTCGACAACGGCAACATCGGCAACGACGGCAGCCCGATCATCCAGTGGACCGCCAACGGCGGCTCGCCGCAGCAGTGGACGGTCACCGACCTGGGCCACGGCTACTACAAGCTGGTCTGCGTCCGCAGCGGCAAGGCCCTCGACGACAACAACAGCACCTCCGACAGCGGGGTGATGGTGCAGAGGACCGACAACGGCAGTCACCAGCAGCAGTGGGCCGTCACCGCGCTCGGCAACGGCGCGTTCCGGCTCATCAACCGGCACAGCGGAAAGGCGCTGGACAACGCCAACAACGGCGCGGACAACACCCAGGTCATCCAGTGGACCCCCAACGGCGGCGCCCCGCAGCAGTGGAACATGGCCAAGGTCGGCTGA
- a CDS encoding LutC/YkgG family protein: MSGRESVLSAIREALSGVPGSERADDVPRAPVQRVDHAGPDVVALFAERAAEYRATVVRVPAADAAAAVGRALVRTGARSLVVPYGLPEDLVPSGPWSLLTDVPSLTVGQLDAADAVVTTVATAIAMTGTVTLDHGPGQGRRILTLLPDQHICVVRADQIAPDVPEALVLLDPCRPSTLISGPSATSDIELDRVEGVHGPRTLDIVVVEDA; encoded by the coding sequence TCCTGAGCGCGATTCGGGAAGCGCTGTCCGGGGTTCCCGGTTCCGAGCGCGCCGACGACGTGCCCCGTGCGCCCGTCCAGCGCGTCGACCACGCGGGACCTGACGTCGTCGCGCTGTTCGCCGAGCGTGCCGCCGAGTACCGCGCCACCGTGGTCCGTGTCCCGGCCGCCGATGCCGCGGCCGCGGTCGGTCGTGCACTGGTCCGCACCGGCGCACGGTCCCTGGTGGTGCCGTACGGGCTTCCCGAGGACCTGGTTCCGTCGGGGCCCTGGTCCCTGCTGACGGATGTCCCGTCGCTGACGGTCGGGCAACTCGACGCGGCGGACGCCGTGGTCACCACTGTCGCCACCGCCATCGCCATGACCGGCACCGTGACGCTCGACCATGGTCCGGGCCAGGGGCGGCGGATCCTGACCCTGCTTCCGGACCAGCACATCTGTGTGGTCAGGGCGGACCAGATCGCTCCCGACGTACCCGAGGCACTGGTGCTGCTCGACCCCTGCCGTCCGTCGACGCTGATCTCCGGCCCCTCGGCCACCAGCGACATCGAACTGGACCGTGTCGAGGGCGTGCACGGGCCCAGGACGCTCGACATCGTCGTGGTCGAGGACGCGTAG